A section of the Phycodurus eques isolate BA_2022a chromosome 4, UOR_Pequ_1.1, whole genome shotgun sequence genome encodes:
- the fxyd5 gene encoding FXYD domain containing ion transport regulator 5, translated as MSGKGQELTSAADVFVLTVNQTIISLNPVNFSTTRPETSTSTGVSMRFSSEGTTERLRQLTSTPATLTSSPTSTKKTTENGTHQPPAWDPIWDRDFTYDYWSLQVTGLSIAGVLFLMGLLVFGCGKGCRLPKCRKRSSQSYRVEQRKSEILS; from the exons ATGTCTG GAAAAGGACAGGAGCTCACGAGTGCCGCTGACGTTTTTGTGCTCACCGTAAACCAGACCATCATCTCCCTCAATCCCGTGAACTTCAGCACCACCAGACCAGAAACAAGCACCTCGACGGGTGTTTCGATGCGAT TTTCCAGTGAGGGGACAACAGAGCGCCTAAGACAGCTGACATCCACACCAG CCACATTGACATCCTCCCCAACCAGCACGAAGAAAACCACTGAAAATGGGACCCATCAACCTCCTGCCTGGG ATCCAATTTGGGATCGAGATTTCACATATG aTTATTGGTCCCTGCAAGTGACTGGACTGTCCATCGCTGGAGTTCTCTTCCTGATGGGCCTCTTGGTCTTCGGCT GTGGTAAGGGCTGTCGGCTTCCCAAGTGTCGCAAGAGGTCATCTCA GTCTTATAGAGTGGAGCAAAGAAAATCAGAGATATTGTCATAA
- the si:dkey-262k9.2 gene encoding uncharacterized protein si:dkey-262k9.2 isoform X4 — MMRFLLLCLLLPTPTVFSDEIEGSAVDGQDDEDLFEEYEITEVQDRNNSDTFVDKTKGAEDKTDHYTLIVIIVAVSVLTLSVAAIVAVMLVRRRMHKQQQGIYSVPTEQDQKGAV; from the exons ATGATGCGATTTTTGCTCCTGTGTCTGCTGCTGCCAACCCCTACTG TATTTTCTGATGAGATTGAAGGATCAGCTGTTGATG GGCAGGATGATGAGGATTTGTTTGAGGAGTATG AGATTACAGAGGTCCAGGACAGAAATAATTCAGACACATTTGTTGATAAAACCAAAGGTGCAGAGGACAAAACAG ATCACTACACTCTGATTGTCATCATTGTAGCAGTGAGCGTGTTGACTCTCTCAGTTGCAGCCATAGTTG CTGTAATGTTAGTAAGACGCCGCATGCACAAACAACAGCAAGG GATTTACTCTGTACCTACAGAGCAGGACCAGAAAGGGGCAGTCTAG
- the si:dkey-262k9.2 gene encoding uncharacterized protein si:dkey-262k9.2 isoform X1 — protein sequence MQRIPVRKWAAALGECVILNGTQHRSITRMYFIQFTSLSRLQHLKMMRFLLLCLLLPTPTVFSDEIEGSAVDGQDDEDLFEEYEITEVQDRNNSDTFVDKTKGAEDKTDHYTLIVIIVAVSVLTLSVAAIVAVMLVRRRMHKQQQGIYSVPTEQDQKGAV from the exons ATGCAGCGGATTCCTGTTAGGAAGTGGGCTGCAGCTTTGGGGGAGTGTGTCATTCTTAATGGCACGCAGCACAGGAGCATAACAAGGATGTACTTCATCCAGTTCACTTCGCTCTCTCGATTG CAGCATTTGAAGATGATGCGATTTTTGCTCCTGTGTCTGCTGCTGCCAACCCCTACTG TATTTTCTGATGAGATTGAAGGATCAGCTGTTGATG GGCAGGATGATGAGGATTTGTTTGAGGAGTATG AGATTACAGAGGTCCAGGACAGAAATAATTCAGACACATTTGTTGATAAAACCAAAGGTGCAGAGGACAAAACAG ATCACTACACTCTGATTGTCATCATTGTAGCAGTGAGCGTGTTGACTCTCTCAGTTGCAGCCATAGTTG CTGTAATGTTAGTAAGACGCCGCATGCACAAACAACAGCAAGG GATTTACTCTGTACCTACAGAGCAGGACCAGAAAGGGGCAGTCTAG
- the si:dkey-262k9.2 gene encoding uncharacterized protein si:dkey-262k9.2 isoform X2 encodes MQRIPVRKWAAALGECVILNGTQHRSITRMYFIQFTSLSRLHLKMMRFLLLCLLLPTPTVFSDEIEGSAVDGQDDEDLFEEYEITEVQDRNNSDTFVDKTKGAEDKTDHYTLIVIIVAVSVLTLSVAAIVAVMLVRRRMHKQQQGIYSVPTEQDQKGAV; translated from the exons ATGCAGCGGATTCCTGTTAGGAAGTGGGCTGCAGCTTTGGGGGAGTGTGTCATTCTTAATGGCACGCAGCACAGGAGCATAACAAGGATGTACTTCATCCAGTTCACTTCGCTCTCTCGATTG CATTTGAAGATGATGCGATTTTTGCTCCTGTGTCTGCTGCTGCCAACCCCTACTG TATTTTCTGATGAGATTGAAGGATCAGCTGTTGATG GGCAGGATGATGAGGATTTGTTTGAGGAGTATG AGATTACAGAGGTCCAGGACAGAAATAATTCAGACACATTTGTTGATAAAACCAAAGGTGCAGAGGACAAAACAG ATCACTACACTCTGATTGTCATCATTGTAGCAGTGAGCGTGTTGACTCTCTCAGTTGCAGCCATAGTTG CTGTAATGTTAGTAAGACGCCGCATGCACAAACAACAGCAAGG GATTTACTCTGTACCTACAGAGCAGGACCAGAAAGGGGCAGTCTAG
- the si:dkey-262k9.2 gene encoding uncharacterized protein si:dkey-262k9.2 isoform X3: MASTDKSHLKMMRFLLLCLLLPTPTVFSDEIEGSAVDGQDDEDLFEEYEITEVQDRNNSDTFVDKTKGAEDKTDHYTLIVIIVAVSVLTLSVAAIVAVMLVRRRMHKQQQGIYSVPTEQDQKGAV; the protein is encoded by the exons ATGGCATCAACTGACAAAAGT CATTTGAAGATGATGCGATTTTTGCTCCTGTGTCTGCTGCTGCCAACCCCTACTG TATTTTCTGATGAGATTGAAGGATCAGCTGTTGATG GGCAGGATGATGAGGATTTGTTTGAGGAGTATG AGATTACAGAGGTCCAGGACAGAAATAATTCAGACACATTTGTTGATAAAACCAAAGGTGCAGAGGACAAAACAG ATCACTACACTCTGATTGTCATCATTGTAGCAGTGAGCGTGTTGACTCTCTCAGTTGCAGCCATAGTTG CTGTAATGTTAGTAAGACGCCGCATGCACAAACAACAGCAAGG GATTTACTCTGTACCTACAGAGCAGGACCAGAAAGGGGCAGTCTAG